From the genome of Clavelina lepadiformis chromosome 2, kaClaLepa1.1, whole genome shotgun sequence:
TGAAAGCAACTtggaaaataataaataatttaccaggaaaagcaaagaaacaaaagtCTTGTCTTTAAATTAAATGGTGAACTAGTAACAGATCCCttgaaaattgcaaattattttaattctcATTTCTCATCGGTTGCAGGTGACTTGTTAAACAAGATCCTCCCTTCTCCCACTACATTTCAAAGCcttttaagtattttttgtaaacctACTGACCCTAGGGAGGTCCAACAAGTAATAAACAGCATTAAACCGAATTCTATAGTACAGGTATTGTTGGCAGGTTATTGTGAGGTCAGCACTTTAACAACTCTGCTACCAAGCTAAGAAGTCCAGCCGCCACTGGACGGCTGGCAAAACTTACGCCGAGGTCTAGCCTATATATTTCTGTACAAAACATACTGCATGCTTTCTTACAACTGATGGAATCAACAGTAAAAATCACTTCCAGGTTATAACTTAAACTGTGTCTGTATTAGGCAAAGCTCACTATGTGCACAGAACTACTATGCACAGCATGCAGTATAAACGGTGATAAGCACCAATGCCGTCAAGTTATCTCAATGTAAAGTTATGCCTTCCAATATCAATATGTTCCGGTACCGGTATCTCAAATAAAAGTCTGAGCCCTGTCATAAACACCAATAACCTCTGTGCGTGCTGTACAGTTGTAGTCACAGAGACACCATCCATGACGGAGTGGTTCGGTTAACTTCACCCAGGTGACACAAATCATCTTCCACACGCTTCGAAAGGCGCAAATAGGTCGtactctatatatatatatatatacagtctATACGCTTCAATTGTTGTTTTACAAGAGTATCTGGTGGATAACCACATATAGCATACCATCCGTGATCAGAGCAATCTACAATTTAGATTACAGTGTAGATTTAGAACTCCTTTAAAACAGTACGtcacgacaaaactatcataGACATCAGAAATATAAAGAATAATACAATCGGAATTTGCACCAAGGCAACCGGTGTCATGCCAAATATTGAACCCCTGCCAAATATTGAACACTCTTTGCGacgtaataaatttattaatttaatacGCAAGAAGCTTTATACACAAGTAGCCTACAGAACTTACAAACAGAAGTAGGCCAACACCTGTGACCTGTATACGCTATTTTGATTGCCAGTATACATGCAAATGCAAAAGTAACGGTATCATACTACTCAGCCactgaaatcattttttgctGAGTCAAATCCTTCATCAGACAATGAatttattatgtcacaaaGGAGGCTAAATTTTTAACAGGGGGTCACAACACCGGAGGTCAAACAATGAGCAATCATCACCGGGTttagtcgtgcaaagacttaaatcctcagtccgaggataaaaatttaattaattatcaaaccATACTATTATCATTTTAATAACTCACTGATTTTACGTATGATTAGAGATATACTATGAAATGGTTCAGAAAAGTAAAATTCATTTCTGAGTTTGACCAGGTCGACCAGGGGGAGGAAAAATATAGGCTGAAATTTCACATCAGTATAGCATGTATAcaaaattagtttttatgcaTAAAACACTTTAATTTAATCATTGACTGTTCCGAAACAATTCTGACGGTAACAACTGAAATTTTATCAATGGCAAAGTGAGCAAAAATTATAGAAAAGCaacctgcaaatgtttttgtctgACACGTTTTAAACACTATAGCCTAGCCAATAGCTGAGGACTGAGCTGGAAAGTCctgaaagaaagaaagaaagaaagaaaggaAGTCCTGTCCATGAAAGTTTAATTATTGTTTCCTGATAGTTTTTTCTTGTATATAATTGAATTTTGCATAGTTAATCTGAATTCACTTAACAGCAAGGAATcctatttaaacaaatataagaAATTCAACAAAGCTGACAGACAGTGAAAGTTGTTGACTACAGCTAAAAACTATTAGTTTAGCAGCTACTATTAATTTGTTGCTTATATTGTTCTTTAATTCATTGTCATTAACAATTAGCATAATCAATTAGCTTTTCAATCATTCTTACATGCATGTCAACAAAACGCCTATTCAATTGAAAGGCTGTTGTGATGGATAGAAAGGACTCCCAGTTGAAATGCAAAGTTGCAGTTCATCACAATGAGTTGTTCACTTGTGTTGAATACCCTGGAGTGGTGgagaataaagaaaaaatgctGCGAACGTTAGGAGGAATTGAACATTTAcaaaaggttttgtttttttcttattgAAAATATCTTACATCATGATTTTTTAAACCTAAATGTTAAGTTTATTCGCATGGGCACTTAAAAGTACCTACatttttttctatgtttttgttttgactaAGCATTAGGCTACCTTCTTTCTGAAAGTTGTTCGTATCTTTGCAGGAAAACGAGTTGAACTATAACACCAATTAtgaaaaattaactttaaatgaaaatatgtttcaagatattactaaaagcaaaattaaaatttttttttaagtgaagggaaaatttaaaaagaagtTGACCTCAAATCAAAGAAGATTTGCCAGTAAGTATACcaggcaaacatttttttcaatgcaaTTTACTGGTTAAGCAATTATTGCCAAAGTTGTGTTGCAAAAAAAATGACTAGTTAAGACATATGCACCTGAGAGCCTCAATATTGCTCTCAACTTTTCCACAGAGATGGGACCCTAGTCCCTTCAATGATGTTTTTTAGTGGGGTTTTATTAACCATCCAAATGCACTCATTGCAGCGTGGCCCTAACATTTCCTTGTGTGCATCTAAATGTACAAGTTACTAATATTGCCAAATGTTGACATCCgttttttctttgtgttttttcttttaagttTACTTGTTTGAGTTCCATGGCCTTGCTAACCTTCCATCATTGTAGCACTCAGTGTGATTTACTTCTTGCACATTTCAAGCCCTAAGGGCTTTGCTACTTTTTCTcatttgttgattgtttgtgagcataCTTCATGTTGGACCAGTCTGCAATGAGGTTACCACCATCCCTTTCACTTCCCACTGTcaatagcaaaaaataaacgatacgatacaagtttgtgattattaattatgacatcacaaaatgCATGCAGCTGTTGTTTAGAGTATTGATCAAATAGGAAttagaatgttttgtgttggtaACACGAAATAGGTATGGTTAAGGTGTAATTAAGTGAATAGTAGAAATATTGTACATTAACTATGCCTAACCTAACTTGCAGTAAGTTTGTTTATACTGGTGAAGGTAGATGATAAGTTACAGCTCACTTAGCTCATTGGCcgttgtgacatcataattgcTGCCACCTCTACCATAATTTAGCAGCAAACTTGCCCCACATCTTTGGCAATAACTGTTTAAccactaaaaaaaatttttctgacaactattctttgatttaaggtcaaGTTGTTTTGGAATTTTCTTGTCACCCAATAAACATGTAAATTAAGGATGTTCAACCTTAAAGGTGTACAATGATCCTACAAAAAGAATGGATCTAAGGTTTCGCCCTGATGATCCAGGATGTAAGCCTGTATGCGGTGATCGAAAACCAGTGACTTCATTTGTTGTTAGGTATATATTTGTTGAATCCACTAAGTGAATAGTAATGTTGTGTTACACAGAACTAAAAAACTGCATGAAACACTATGCATAGTTTTAGTCAATTAAAGTCTCTTAATGCTGCATCTTTTTCTTTCGGACATTTACAAGCTGCTTTATGACTATTTTATGCTTGCAAATATATTTCTAAAAGGGTTTGCAAGtttaaaaagaagaagaaagatGTCACTCATGATGAAGATGAAAAGAATTGTTATCAACAGCAAATTTCTGGCATTGTAACTTCCATTTACAGGTAAAAAATTGTCTATGCAAATATCTCAAAAAATGCTTGAGCTCTGTTATATCTTGAAAGTATTAAAGTGGCTTCCTAGTGTCAGGCTTAACtgtgaaaattttgcaagCGAGTACTTATTGCCCTCCTTGTCAGTGTTAGGCAGGCTGTTAACTGCCGTCTTTAGTGCTTCTTAGTAATATTTCAGTAATATTTCTTAgtcttatttctttttttgtgttctgtttttacaaatgtaaggttagttatttcaaatatatatgCAAAATTTACGTCTATATTTCTTAGCAAGGCTGTATCAAAGATGTTTTTGGGTAGAATCCCTACTCCAACCACCCTCTAAATAAGCCTTGTTTCTTGGTGTTCCGtggctgaaaaagtttgacaaACGCTTACCTATATTAGTGTCATCTTATGCTTATGCTCAGCTTCACCACTTTATGTGATTATCAATACCTTGCCGTGACAAAGTCAGACGAAGCTTGTTTTAACATGCGGTCCAACCTTCAAGTcaaagatttaaatttaaaaggtCAAAGTGCATTTCCTTATGGCGTACCACTCCTCTTGCTACCACCAACATTTAGTCGATTGGACAAACCACAAAGTTATCAATACAAAAAAGAAGACCAACAAAGAAGGTAagcaatatatttaaaaaacgatcTCCCTGctcaaatgatgaaaaatataaattattgcaaGAAGTTTACCAGCCATTTCCTAAATTACGTTTCTTATAGTTCCCCTTAGCAACAGTATACATTGAAGTTAATCTACACACAATTTTAATGCTAACACATTTTTCAAGCACCAAGACAGTTTCCAAGGTTGGAATTCATGGCCTGTCAAATAGGAAAAGTAGACCAAATCATTGTATATCGATCAATTACGAAGACAAGACACCTGCTGCTGGTCTTGAAGAAGCTGTAAAAGTCTTTGATTCATTGCCTGCAGAGTTTAAAGTTTATGGTGAAAAAGTGAAAGAGGTAGATTTGATAGAGTAATATAACAAGATCGGTTTATAACAAGATCattgttgataaaaataaGACTAGCAATGTAAATTGATTATCTCACAgtataaataaatgtaaaaattatcTAAAATAGTCTGTCTTTATTTCtcagaaaaatatattttaccaGCAATGATGCATCATCAGGTTTTTATATTCCTAGTTAAATAAGAAACTGATTATACCATTCCTGACGAaatatattgaaataaaaaatgagaTTTGACAATATTTGCATTAATTGCCCTGAGAGGTATATGTGTTGATATTATTTCAACAAAGCAGGGTTTTCTCATCCTGTGTAGTAATGGTAATAGAATATCTGGCTTGAAATTAAGTCATCCTGATTCAATGATTGTTAGTGATAAAGTAGATAAATTATGTCTTTGGGCAAAGCATTAAGAATGCTTGATCCTGTAGGTTCGGTGCCAAATACAGGTAATAtcaaataatgaaaaacatGTGACAAAAATAACCTTTGCAAAACGCAAACGGTTACCGCcagttttaatttcttcaaagATTTTCTCAGTCTGAAGAAAACTGTTTCAATAATACATCACTGTTAGTGAGTGATGACTGATGAAGCTGGTTTCAGTGATTTTACAATTACTGTGACAACAACTGAAAAGCATGTGccatacaaattttttttaaaggctTTTCTATGGCATTTATTATGTGATTCTGTTTCtcttttttttgttgaatataATAATTTGACACTTGCAATATCTGCAGCATAGTTTTTCCTATATTTGAAGCCATTGTTGTTGCACTgtatttgtttaactttttattgttttaataattcATTTTGTAtaggaaaatatttatttgcatgACCAcaggtttaatttttttacattttaggCTTTCGACAAGCGACCTGTATGGTCGAGAAATGCACTTGTTTGTCAACTTAATATACAAGAGCAATacatgaaattgtttttgccACTCTTTGCATATTATTACATCACTGGTCCTTGGGCACGATTATGGGTCAGGTTTGGTTATGATCCAAAAGTTGATCCCAGTGCTCAGCGTTATCAGCTTATTGATTTTAGATTAAGACAAGGTAATACCACTGTGTAATCAGCCATACTGGTATTTCTGTGATTTCTTTTTGAATCCTACTATACCTAGTTCACAATTTATGGCTTTTGCTTATTATGTAGTGACGCAAATGGACTGGTTGACATTGTAACATAATTATATGTACTGCTAATACCTTTCTAGTAGCAATATTATATAGTTATGAAAGTTGTAGATTATGTCATATGAATATACTGGTGTTTTTATTATTGATTGTTGTTGGATGTTCACATTAGGATTTCAACCAATGCTAATATTGCAGGAATACATACTCCATTTATACCCATCAAACCCAAGCGGAATACTTTAAAGTATAAACTTCCTCATCTGTCAACTAAAGTTCAGCCACGTGATAATGTTGCTATTACTCCGTTGCCAAAGTCAAAAAGGTCCATTCAGCCACAGGGGAATGATGGTTACGAAGAAATCAATCAGAACATTCAGAGCAAGCTATCGGTAACTCTTTGGCAATTTAACTGGATTAAGAGCGATTTTACCTTATTGTATGCTTTGGCCATTTTTTGGGATGTTTACCAGATTTTATGATTTGGTAAGGTTTATGGTTATTGAGTTTTACATTCAATCTTTGGATATTAGGTTCTATAGTCCTAAACAAAAGGATATTATGTTGTGTTCAGAGTCAccattaattttaaatctcTCTTGATAATAGTCATTATTATGGAATTTTACTATTGAAATGTTGAGTACTTGAAGTTAAACTAGATAGATCTTTTCATGAGATTTTAACCACTtaactgttattatatactagTAAGTAAAACCCTAATTCAAATTAAGAAGCTTATGAAAATGgttttcgtttttattaaaattcttttcttAGTATTTTCTTAAAGTTATTGTCATATATTATTTATCACTAAACACTTCTTATTGTATTTCCTGAATGTCATCCCACTTTACTGTAATATCGTTGTGTTTGGTCTCCAATTACTATCTTATCGAACTACAACCTTCAGTACAAGTTTATCGcgatttttgtgaaaaacttttttcctgATTAATTTCCAGTAATTTTATACTTTGATGAGAGGCTATTGTATAATCCTAAACACGTAAGTTTTCTTACTAGAATAAGAATATTTTTGCACTTGTTGTAGTCATTGTAACAATTTGGTCTAGTAAATCCCGGGGCTGTGGAGACAAGAGTGGTAGTCGAAGTCTGTGAAATTGTCCTGACTCCAACTCCAACTGATCACAGCCACTTAAATGGGGAATATCTTCTTATTGCAATGTATAGCATGTTGTTTCACTAACACGACTACATTCTGGTATGTAGACCGTGATTGCAATATAGCTGACACAAAACAACTACGGTCACTGAACCACGCATAACATGCCCAttagtgttttattttgtaaaaatccgcATAAGGTTTATATAGCGATTGTTAGGtcgtaattaattaattgcagATGTGCAGTGATCACATAGGCTGTATTCTAGCGATTGTGTGCACAAGCACAGTATATCATATGGCATATGCATGAAATAAATGAAGCTAACTATGACagctttttattttcaccaCTTTCAGTTGTGGTTCCAGACAAGCAATAAGGGCTTCATATAAGGctaagttaaaagaactttcaaTCAAGGAAAGAATCGCACTTATAAGGCATAGTAAAATGTTAAACGTTGCATTAAAACAATCATTTATCAAAACTCGTTTAGCCATTGCAGTAGTATGTGAATAATCACATGTATTCGGCATGTTGTTAAAAATGGTAAATACCTTGGGGTGATTACTTCATACAGGATTCAGGGTTGAAGGTTTTAGGTATTAACTCCACAGCCCTGGTAAATCCAATTCAAATCTTCACAAATTATAGTTAGTGTATTTGTAGTTAAAGTTTATGTGTTGAAAAAAGGACCATTTGATGTCAATGTGTGAACATTGTGTGatgtattttaaaatacaccctatgaataataattttgctttatagGATGCAACCTATTTGTACAAACCTGGAATTCTGCCAGCATACAGGCACATCTTCTATCaggtaaaaatacaaacgtatgctaaattttaaaattctaaGTTTATATTTACAATTGTGCCACCAATTTGTCCAGGTTTGCTGATCAAGATTCAGTAGTACGTTACAGGCTGCATCAGGTGAAGTGGACTTTAACGTTGCAGTCACACTTACTATAAGTTATAATTTCGTTGGAACAGTGAATTTTTCTACTATAAATGTAGTATGTTAAGTATGGTGGTAACACCGCTGAAGTGATGACACACTGCGCGAAGCCCACGAGTAATGTTCGCTTTACCCAAGTTTCTTAGCATAAGATTCACatttaagtttgaaaaatgttctCTTATATTTACCTCGCTTTTGTAACATAAAACAAGGATAACAatttaaacgtaaaattaCTTCATTGGAATAGAGAATTTTGTTGGTGGTGACAGTCAATTGACTGCCTTCGAAAAGCACAATTTTGCGATAATAATGCTCAATATTAATTGTTTATATACATGTTATATCAATCTGCTTTGCCAAATACCACAGCATTGTATTTTAGATTGCAgctaattttttgttgattttataGAGGACTgcgaattattaaaaaattacaagGCGCGTGTTTGAAAAGTTTAGGAACCACTGCTTAAAACATTCCAATAATTCAGGAATTACAGCAGTATAGCTCATTAGGCAGACCATCAAAGAGACGTAGATTGATAGCTAAGTTCTCCCTAAGAATGCACATTTTAGAATTATATCCAATCTTTGAAAATCGAACCTCAAAAGCTTCGAATccaattttgtattttatctgAATCTCATGaaccaaatttattttataaagaCTGTTTTCATTGGACACACAGTGGATTTTgttcctgtttttttttcacattGTTAAACTAAGTGCTGGATGCGTTAATCGTGGTAAAATAAACCGCTTCATGTCAAATTGACAATTGTAACCgtaataactttgtaaaccTTTTTTAAAGGCAAGCACTGCTTGGACTTAAATATTtaagtttcaaaatattcGAGAACGGGCTCGAAATTCTGGATTCGGAATAAACTATTCTAGACTTGTCAAGTATGCTGTATCATACATTCCAGACTGGGCAATTTCATCACTGATGCCAACTCCAACACCACTGAACTATTGTTGCCAGGAATAATAAATCTTTATTAATAGGCATGTGACATACATCTTCCTGAAGCACAAGTTATTATTCAAAAACCATCTGGAAATTCTACATGCTCTAAAGATGACGGTTGGTTTTGTCCTAATACAACTGCTGAAATTCGTAGTCATTTGGCAAAGGATGTCTTTAGGTCAGTTATACGATACTacaaatttgatttaaatacagaaattttgaaaaaaacttatcATTTGAATAGTGTATAATTTTAGAATTGgtatttgtttgtaatatatataatttacaAATGTATACATGTATAATATGATTAAGAgcataatttatataattaaataatatagTCAAGTTTAAAACATTGATAATAATCATAGCTCTCAAGACCGtaggaaaaaaaacaaataaagaaatcTTTCTCTTTGCAAACCAAAATCATCAAAAGCGTACAGTTCCATACAAGTAAAATGTATGCTATGGTGTTATTGTGTCAATCAGGGCTATTGGTATGCTACACAAAAATGTTGACTATGGCTTCTCAATAAACGGCACCACCCACTTTTACACTGAGTCAGTGACTTATAGCAATTTGAATAGCTAATAAATCAttctttttatgtttgtcCATAAGAAAACAACTTACTGTAAACAGTTGTATTTGTCAAAGAATAATACTCTCAGTTGATTGCTTTGCTAGAGTATGTATAAACATGGTTAGTAGTTACTAGGGATGCATCACGAGAAAGACCGCAAATCCGGATGTTATAGAGGTCGATAGAAACTAGAAACAAATTCATATCAgcaccaaacaataaaattttatctaaATGTTGCCAAATATTTCTAGTAACTTAACGTAATTGCTTTGTcgcaaaaaatgtttcaatggcGATTGAGAACTAATTGTTAGCTAAATGACTGTTATtgtaagaaatttaaaaaataa
Proteins encoded in this window:
- the LOC143446437 gene encoding general transcription factor 3C polypeptide 5-like isoform X1 translates to MDRKDSQLKCKVAVHHNELFTCVEYPGVVENKEKMLRTLGGIEHLQKVYNDPTKRMDLRFRPDDPGCKPVCGDRKPVTSFVVRVCKFKKKKKDVTHDEDEKNCYQQQISGIVTSIYSFTTLCDYQYLAVTKSDEACFNMRSNLQVKDLNLKGQSAFPYGVPLLLLPPTFSRLDKPQSYQYKKEDQQRSTKTVSKVGIHGLSNRKSRPNHCISINYEDKTPAAGLEEAVKVFDSLPAEFKVYGEKVKEAFDKRPVWSRNALVCQLNIQEQYMKLFLPLFAYYYITGPWARLWVRFGYDPKVDPSAQRYQLIDFRLRQGIHTPFIPIKPKRNTLKYKLPHLSTKVQPRDNVAITPLPKSKRSIQPQGNDGYEEINQNIQSKLSDATYLYKPGILPAYRHIFYQACDIHLPEAQVIIQKPSGNSTCSKDDGWFCPNTTAEIRSHLAKDVFRTISLLKDEDELQTKDSLQNKGSASDNLSQNFDLIEDQAAEGSLVADDTNAADKECFDSDSSYDDLAQSATQEVLLNVDVIESDNDNSSLPEDTPEQDELCDEEDYIFRSAALFRDM
- the LOC143446437 gene encoding general transcription factor 3C polypeptide 5-like isoform X2, which produces MDLRFRPDDPGCKPVCGDRKPVTSFVVRVCKFKKKKKDVTHDEDEKNCYQQQISGIVTSIYSFTTLCDYQYLAVTKSDEACFNMRSNLQVKDLNLKGQSAFPYGVPLLLLPPTFSRLDKPQSYQYKKEDQQRSTKTVSKVGIHGLSNRKSRPNHCISINYEDKTPAAGLEEAVKVFDSLPAEFKVYGEKVKEAFDKRPVWSRNALVCQLNIQEQYMKLFLPLFAYYYITGPWARLWVRFGYDPKVDPSAQRYQLIDFRLRQGIHTPFIPIKPKRNTLKYKLPHLSTKVQPRDNVAITPLPKSKRSIQPQGNDGYEEINQNIQSKLSDATYLYKPGILPAYRHIFYQACDIHLPEAQVIIQKPSGNSTCSKDDGWFCPNTTAEIRSHLAKDVFRTISLLKDEDELQTKDSLQNKGSASDNLSQNFDLIEDQAAEGSLVADDTNAADKECFDSDSSYDDLAQSATQEVLLNVDVIESDNDNSSLPEDTPEQDELCDEEDYIFRSAALFRDM